From Magnolia sinica isolate HGM2019 chromosome 13, MsV1, whole genome shotgun sequence, one genomic window encodes:
- the LOC131222421 gene encoding transcription termination factor MTEF18, mitochondrial-like codes for MLNCRLCRGISYFCKMLSQLSRPWISPVIPEKSSNLRKNPCFSFQENQFLYSTRPAHVAKTLLGETNLSLDSQTTTRISRIARNEAQDALFDYLHCTRSLHFTDAEHMSKNSPAFLQNLLSKVESEQGTGRSVSRFLRYHPINEFEPFFESLGLKPSEISPLLPRDLMFLSDDDLMLENFHVLCNYGIPRSKIGKMYKEERELFRYDHGALGSKLQAYEEMGLSKPVVIKLVTCSPSLLISGVNGDFIQVLEGLKGMGIENDWIWENLSDKNTYHWSRMLGMLGFLNEMGCSKKDFGRLIRKSPSFLLDDSGRKIYVLTAMLLKLGLGMNEILGLLLQYPRILAGNFAKNLWQAVHFLYEIGMETNDIAKIVRSHPHVMGLCSLKKPQRVLSKLNFGWEKLCDIIKEDPHQLNKFALRSKINLAEINGDDGTYLLEKTAFLLNLGFVENSDEMTKALKQFRGRGDQLQERFDCLVNAGLDYHDVSNMIRMAPPVLNQSKDVIETKIDYLLNRLGYPLQSLVAFPTYLCYDIERINLRFSMYSWLKEKGAAKPMLALSTILACSEKRFLRYLVSLHPEGPEVWEKLKKSSSLG; via the coding sequence ATGTTAAATTGCCGACTATGTAGAGGCATCTCTTATTTCTGCAAAATGCTTTCCCAACTCAGCCGACCGTGGATTTCTCCTGTCATTCCTGAAAAATCCTCCAATTTGCGAAAGAACCCATGTTTCAGTTTTCAAGAAAACCAATTTCTTTACAGCACTAGACCCGCCCATGTTGCGAAAACATTGCTTGGAGAAACGAACCTGTCTTTGGATTCCCAGACCACGACCCGAATTTCTCGCATTGCACGAAATGAGGCCCAAGACGCTCTCTTCGACTATCTTCACTGTACTAGGAGCTTGCATTTCACTGATGCGGAGCACATGAGCAAGAACTCGCCTGCTTTCCTTCAGAATCTCCTCTCCAAGGTCGAGAGTGAACAAGGGACAGGACGCTCTGTGAGTAGATTCCTACGTTACCACCCCATTAACGAATTCGAACCATTCTTCGAGAGCTTGGGTTTGAAACCGTCCGAGATCTCTCCGCTCCTTCCTCGCGATTTGATGTTCCTCAGCGACGATGATCTCATGCTAGAGAACTTTCACGTTCTGTGTAATTATGGAATTCCACGTAGTAAGATTGGTAAGATGTATAAGGAAGAAAGGGAGTTGTTTAGATATGATCATGGGGCATTGGGCTCAAAGCTCCAGGCTTACGAGGAAATGGGCCTGAGTAAGCCTGTCGTCATCAAGCTGGTTACTTGCAGCCCATCGCTTTTGATCAGCGGGGTCAATGGGGATTTCATTCAGGTTCTTGAGGGGTTGAAGGGTATGGGAATTGAAAATGATTGGATTTGGGAGAATTTATCAGATAAAAACACATATCACTGGAGTAGAATGCTCGGGATGTTAGGTTTTCTTAATGAAATGGGTTGTAGCAAGAAGGATTTTGGGAGGTTGATTCGAAAAAGTCCCAGTTTTTTGCTCGATGATTCTGGGAGGAAGATTTACGTGCTCACTGCCATGCTATTGAAATTGGGTCTTGGAATGAATGAGATTTTGGGCCTACTCTTACAGTACCCACGAATTCTTGCAGGGAATTTCGCAAAGAATCTGTGGCaggctgtccattttctatatgAGATTGGGATGGAGACCAATGACATTGCGAAGATCGTTCGTTCTCACCCTCATGTTATGGGCTTGTGTTCTCTAAAGAAACCTCAACGTGTATTATCAAAATTAAATTTTGGGTGGGAAAAGTTGTGTGATATCATTAAGGAGGACCCACATCAGCTGAACAAATTTGCCTTACGGTCAAAGATCAATCTCGCGGAAATCAACGGCGATGATGGAACGTATCTTCTCGAGAAGACTGCtttcttgttgaatttgggttttgtCGAGAATTCGGATGAGATGACAAAGGCATTGAAACAATTCCGAGGGAGAGGGGATCAACTACAGGAGAGATTCGACTGTCTTGTGAATGCTGGGCTGGACTATCACGATGTTTCTAACATGATCAGAATGGCTCCTCCGGTGTTGAACCAGAGCAAGGACGTGATAGAGACAAAGATTGATTACCTTCTTAATCGATTGGGCTATCCCTTGCAGTCGCTTGTTGCATTTCCAACGTATTTGTGCTATGACATAGAGAGGATAAACCTTCGGTTTTCCATGTACAGTTGGTTAAAGGAAAAAGGAGCAGCGAAGCCCATGTTGGCATTGAGTACTATTCTTGCTTGTTCGGAGAAGCGGTTTCTAAGGTATCTTGTAAGTCTCCACCCAGAAGGTCCAGAAGTGTGGGAAAAGTTAAAAAAATCATCATCTTTAGGCTGA
- the LOC131222424 gene encoding transcription termination factor MTEF18, mitochondrial-like isoform X2, with product MTHFQKLKTQSILKWVSSVFAEKHLKLLKPPNFHNIRTIHTAKIPFHYSDRALHTANATVTEAGPAPGPQTMTKITRAIRTRAQAALLDYLHCTRGYQFTDAENMSKNSPNFLHKLLGRVDNLQEVEQSLTRFFRYHPINEFEPFLESLGLDPSEVPSFLPRDLMFLIDDSLLLENFHELCNYGIPCNKIGKIYKEAAEIFGYECRLLGLKIRAYEELGLSKSNVIHLVASSPSLLIGGVNRDFVKVLEELEGLGIENNWICGCLSEKNSYNWSKILIVLRFFTEMGQNQEELRSLFVKNPEFLLEGSGKNSFLLIAVILKLGIKMNEIMSLFSKLPRVQSGSSIRNLRQSLLFFLYSEMEVEEIVKIMHTHLHVLGSCSLKSPKSVLSNLNIGKKRLCGIIKEDPNQLRNWVLGSKVTPLPSSGEDQRSLTERTAFLVNLGFVENSNEMKKALKVFRGKGDELQERFDCLVKVGLNRNDVSRMIKTAPQVLNQSRSVIEKKIDFLVNGLGYPLESLVAFPAYMAYTMERVKLRFSMYNWLKDEGMARPMLALSTILACSDKIFVRQFVSLHPEGPEVWKRFQTELSSY from the coding sequence ATGACCCATTTCCAGAAACTCAAGACACAATCCATTCTCAAATGGGTTTCTTCAGTTTTTGCAGAAAAACACCTGAAATTATTGAAACCTCCAAATTTCCACAATATTAGGACTATCCACACTGCAAAAATCCCATTTCATTACAGCGATAGAGCGCTTCACACAGCAAATGCCACGGTGACTGAGGCAGGCCCCGCACCCGGTCCTCAAACCATGACCAAAATCACCCGCGCTATCCGTACCCGAGCGCAAGCTGCTCTCTTGGACTACCTACACTGCACCAGAGGCTACCAATTCACAGACGCCGAGAACATGAGCAAGAACTCACCGAATTTCCTCCATAAGCTCCTCGGACGAGTTGATAACCTGCAAGAGGTTGAGCAGTCGCTGACCCGGTTCTTTCGGTACCATCCCATCAATGAATTCGAGCCATTCTTGGAGAGCCTGGGATTGGATCCGTCTGAAgtcccttcctttcttccccgTGATCTGATGTTTCTTATCGACgacagtctccttcttgaaaatTTCCATGAGCTGTGTAATTACGGAATTCCGTGTAATAAGATTGGTAAGATTTATAAGGAAGCGGCTGAAATTTTTGGGTATGAGTGCAGGTTGTTGGGTTTGAAAATCCGGGCTTATGAAGAACTGGGTCTGAGTAAGTCTAATGTTATTCACCTTGTTGCTTCTAGCCCATCTCTTTTGATTGGGGGCGTTAATAGGGATTTTGTTAAGGTATTGGAGGAGTTGGAGGGTTTGGGAATTGAAAATAACTGGATTTGTGGGTGTTTATCTGAGAAGAATTCGTATAATTGGAGCAAAATCCTCATAGTGCTGCGCTTCTTTACCGAAATGGGGCAGAATCAGGAAGAACTACGGAGTTTGTTTGTAAAAAATCCTGAATTTTTGCTAGAAGGTTCAGGGAAGAATTCATTTTTGCTGATTGCAGTAATCTTGAAATTGGGAATCAAAATGAATGAAATCATGAGCTTGTTTTCGAAGTTGCCTCGAGTTCAATCCGGTAGTTCCATCCGCAATTTGAGGCAAAGCttgttattttttctttattctgaAATGGAGGTTGAAGAGATCGTAAAAATCATGCACACTCACCTGCATGTTTTAGGCTCGTGTTCTTTGAAGAGTCCGAAGAGTGTGCTCTCGAATTTGAACATTGGGAAGAAGCGGTTATGTGGAATTATAAAGGAGGATCCTAATCAGTTAAGGAATTGGGTTTTGGGGTCGAAGGTCACTCCTTTGCCGAGCTCTGGTGAGGATCAAAGGTCTTTGACGGAGCGGACTGCATTCCTGGTGAATTTGGGTTTTGTCGAGAACTCAAATGAGATGAAGAAAGCGCTAAAGGTGTTCCGTGGAAAAGGTGACGAACTTCAGGAGAGATTCGACTGTCTTGTGAAAGTGGGTTTGAATCGGAACGACGTTTCCAGAATGATCAAAACTGCTCCACAGGTTCTAAACCAGTCGAGAAGTGTGATTGAGAAGAAGATTGATTTTCTTGTAAACGGTCTTGGTTACCCCTTGGAGTCGTTAGTGGCTTTCCCTGCCTATATGGCTTATACTATGGAGAGGGTCAAATTGAGATTCTCGATGTACAACTGGCTCAAGGATGAAGGAATGGCAAGGCCCATGTTGGCCTTAAGCACTATCCTTGCGTGTTCGGATAAGATATTTGTAAGACAGTTTGTAAGTCTTCACCCAGAAGGTCCTGAGGTTTGGAAAAGGTTCCAGACAGAATTATCTTCATACTGA
- the LOC131222424 gene encoding transcription termination factor MTEF18, mitochondrial-like isoform X1, giving the protein MEVKIPMTPRKSKKLKTQSILKWVSSVFAEKHLKLLKPPNFHNIRTIHTAKIPFHYSDRALHTANATVTEAGPAPGPQTMTKITRAIRTRAQAALLDYLHCTRGYQFTDAENMSKNSPNFLHKLLGRVDNLQEVEQSLTRFFRYHPINEFEPFLESLGLDPSEVPSFLPRDLMFLIDDSLLLENFHELCNYGIPCNKIGKIYKEAAEIFGYECRLLGLKIRAYEELGLSKSNVIHLVASSPSLLIGGVNRDFVKVLEELEGLGIENNWICGCLSEKNSYNWSKILIVLRFFTEMGQNQEELRSLFVKNPEFLLEGSGKNSFLLIAVILKLGIKMNEIMSLFSKLPRVQSGSSIRNLRQSLLFFLYSEMEVEEIVKIMHTHLHVLGSCSLKSPKSVLSNLNIGKKRLCGIIKEDPNQLRNWVLGSKVTPLPSSGEDQRSLTERTAFLVNLGFVENSNEMKKALKVFRGKGDELQERFDCLVKVGLNRNDVSRMIKTAPQVLNQSRSVIEKKIDFLVNGLGYPLESLVAFPAYMAYTMERVKLRFSMYNWLKDEGMARPMLALSTILACSDKIFVRQFVSLHPEGPEVWKRFQTELSSY; this is encoded by the exons ATGGAAGTAAAAATCCCAATGACCCCACGAAAATCTAAG AAACTCAAGACACAATCCATTCTCAAATGGGTTTCTTCAGTTTTTGCAGAAAAACACCTGAAATTATTGAAACCTCCAAATTTCCACAATATTAGGACTATCCACACTGCAAAAATCCCATTTCATTACAGCGATAGAGCGCTTCACACAGCAAATGCCACGGTGACTGAGGCAGGCCCCGCACCCGGTCCTCAAACCATGACCAAAATCACCCGCGCTATCCGTACCCGAGCGCAAGCTGCTCTCTTGGACTACCTACACTGCACCAGAGGCTACCAATTCACAGACGCCGAGAACATGAGCAAGAACTCACCGAATTTCCTCCATAAGCTCCTCGGACGAGTTGATAACCTGCAAGAGGTTGAGCAGTCGCTGACCCGGTTCTTTCGGTACCATCCCATCAATGAATTCGAGCCATTCTTGGAGAGCCTGGGATTGGATCCGTCTGAAgtcccttcctttcttccccgTGATCTGATGTTTCTTATCGACgacagtctccttcttgaaaatTTCCATGAGCTGTGTAATTACGGAATTCCGTGTAATAAGATTGGTAAGATTTATAAGGAAGCGGCTGAAATTTTTGGGTATGAGTGCAGGTTGTTGGGTTTGAAAATCCGGGCTTATGAAGAACTGGGTCTGAGTAAGTCTAATGTTATTCACCTTGTTGCTTCTAGCCCATCTCTTTTGATTGGGGGCGTTAATAGGGATTTTGTTAAGGTATTGGAGGAGTTGGAGGGTTTGGGAATTGAAAATAACTGGATTTGTGGGTGTTTATCTGAGAAGAATTCGTATAATTGGAGCAAAATCCTCATAGTGCTGCGCTTCTTTACCGAAATGGGGCAGAATCAGGAAGAACTACGGAGTTTGTTTGTAAAAAATCCTGAATTTTTGCTAGAAGGTTCAGGGAAGAATTCATTTTTGCTGATTGCAGTAATCTTGAAATTGGGAATCAAAATGAATGAAATCATGAGCTTGTTTTCGAAGTTGCCTCGAGTTCAATCCGGTAGTTCCATCCGCAATTTGAGGCAAAGCttgttattttttctttattctgaAATGGAGGTTGAAGAGATCGTAAAAATCATGCACACTCACCTGCATGTTTTAGGCTCGTGTTCTTTGAAGAGTCCGAAGAGTGTGCTCTCGAATTTGAACATTGGGAAGAAGCGGTTATGTGGAATTATAAAGGAGGATCCTAATCAGTTAAGGAATTGGGTTTTGGGGTCGAAGGTCACTCCTTTGCCGAGCTCTGGTGAGGATCAAAGGTCTTTGACGGAGCGGACTGCATTCCTGGTGAATTTGGGTTTTGTCGAGAACTCAAATGAGATGAAGAAAGCGCTAAAGGTGTTCCGTGGAAAAGGTGACGAACTTCAGGAGAGATTCGACTGTCTTGTGAAAGTGGGTTTGAATCGGAACGACGTTTCCAGAATGATCAAAACTGCTCCACAGGTTCTAAACCAGTCGAGAAGTGTGATTGAGAAGAAGATTGATTTTCTTGTAAACGGTCTTGGTTACCCCTTGGAGTCGTTAGTGGCTTTCCCTGCCTATATGGCTTATACTATGGAGAGGGTCAAATTGAGATTCTCGATGTACAACTGGCTCAAGGATGAAGGAATGGCAAGGCCCATGTTGGCCTTAAGCACTATCCTTGCGTGTTCGGATAAGATATTTGTAAGACAGTTTGTAAGTCTTCACCCAGAAGGTCCTGAGGTTTGGAAAAGGTTCCAGACAGAATTATCTTCATACTGA
- the LOC131222424 gene encoding transcription termination factor MTEF18, mitochondrial-like isoform X3 — translation MTKITRAIRTRAQAALLDYLHCTRGYQFTDAENMSKNSPNFLHKLLGRVDNLQEVEQSLTRFFRYHPINEFEPFLESLGLDPSEVPSFLPRDLMFLIDDSLLLENFHELCNYGIPCNKIGKIYKEAAEIFGYECRLLGLKIRAYEELGLSKSNVIHLVASSPSLLIGGVNRDFVKVLEELEGLGIENNWICGCLSEKNSYNWSKILIVLRFFTEMGQNQEELRSLFVKNPEFLLEGSGKNSFLLIAVILKLGIKMNEIMSLFSKLPRVQSGSSIRNLRQSLLFFLYSEMEVEEIVKIMHTHLHVLGSCSLKSPKSVLSNLNIGKKRLCGIIKEDPNQLRNWVLGSKVTPLPSSGEDQRSLTERTAFLVNLGFVENSNEMKKALKVFRGKGDELQERFDCLVKVGLNRNDVSRMIKTAPQVLNQSRSVIEKKIDFLVNGLGYPLESLVAFPAYMAYTMERVKLRFSMYNWLKDEGMARPMLALSTILACSDKIFVRQFVSLHPEGPEVWKRFQTELSSY, via the coding sequence ATGACCAAAATCACCCGCGCTATCCGTACCCGAGCGCAAGCTGCTCTCTTGGACTACCTACACTGCACCAGAGGCTACCAATTCACAGACGCCGAGAACATGAGCAAGAACTCACCGAATTTCCTCCATAAGCTCCTCGGACGAGTTGATAACCTGCAAGAGGTTGAGCAGTCGCTGACCCGGTTCTTTCGGTACCATCCCATCAATGAATTCGAGCCATTCTTGGAGAGCCTGGGATTGGATCCGTCTGAAgtcccttcctttcttccccgTGATCTGATGTTTCTTATCGACgacagtctccttcttgaaaatTTCCATGAGCTGTGTAATTACGGAATTCCGTGTAATAAGATTGGTAAGATTTATAAGGAAGCGGCTGAAATTTTTGGGTATGAGTGCAGGTTGTTGGGTTTGAAAATCCGGGCTTATGAAGAACTGGGTCTGAGTAAGTCTAATGTTATTCACCTTGTTGCTTCTAGCCCATCTCTTTTGATTGGGGGCGTTAATAGGGATTTTGTTAAGGTATTGGAGGAGTTGGAGGGTTTGGGAATTGAAAATAACTGGATTTGTGGGTGTTTATCTGAGAAGAATTCGTATAATTGGAGCAAAATCCTCATAGTGCTGCGCTTCTTTACCGAAATGGGGCAGAATCAGGAAGAACTACGGAGTTTGTTTGTAAAAAATCCTGAATTTTTGCTAGAAGGTTCAGGGAAGAATTCATTTTTGCTGATTGCAGTAATCTTGAAATTGGGAATCAAAATGAATGAAATCATGAGCTTGTTTTCGAAGTTGCCTCGAGTTCAATCCGGTAGTTCCATCCGCAATTTGAGGCAAAGCttgttattttttctttattctgaAATGGAGGTTGAAGAGATCGTAAAAATCATGCACACTCACCTGCATGTTTTAGGCTCGTGTTCTTTGAAGAGTCCGAAGAGTGTGCTCTCGAATTTGAACATTGGGAAGAAGCGGTTATGTGGAATTATAAAGGAGGATCCTAATCAGTTAAGGAATTGGGTTTTGGGGTCGAAGGTCACTCCTTTGCCGAGCTCTGGTGAGGATCAAAGGTCTTTGACGGAGCGGACTGCATTCCTGGTGAATTTGGGTTTTGTCGAGAACTCAAATGAGATGAAGAAAGCGCTAAAGGTGTTCCGTGGAAAAGGTGACGAACTTCAGGAGAGATTCGACTGTCTTGTGAAAGTGGGTTTGAATCGGAACGACGTTTCCAGAATGATCAAAACTGCTCCACAGGTTCTAAACCAGTCGAGAAGTGTGATTGAGAAGAAGATTGATTTTCTTGTAAACGGTCTTGGTTACCCCTTGGAGTCGTTAGTGGCTTTCCCTGCCTATATGGCTTATACTATGGAGAGGGTCAAATTGAGATTCTCGATGTACAACTGGCTCAAGGATGAAGGAATGGCAAGGCCCATGTTGGCCTTAAGCACTATCCTTGCGTGTTCGGATAAGATATTTGTAAGACAGTTTGTAAGTCTTCACCCAGAAGGTCCTGAGGTTTGGAAAAGGTTCCAGACAGAATTATCTTCATACTGA